Proteins encoded by one window of Ovis canadensis isolate MfBH-ARS-UI-01 breed Bighorn chromosome 14, ARS-UI_OviCan_v2, whole genome shotgun sequence:
- the KLHDC4 gene encoding kelch domain-containing protein 4 isoform X1 produces the protein MGKKGKKEKKGRGAEKTAAKMEKKVSKRSRKEEEDLEALIAHFQTLDARKTQVVETPCSPPSPRLNASLSAHPEKDELILFGGEYFNGQKTFLYNELYVYNIRKDSWTKVEIPNPPPRRCAHQAVVVPQGGGQLWIFGGEFASPDGEQFYHYKDLWVLHLATKTWEQVRSPGGPSGRSGHRMVAWKRQLILFGGFHESIRDYIYYNDVYAFSLDAFTWSRLSPSGTGPTPRSGCQMTVTPQGSVLIYGGYSKQRVRKDVDRGTQHSDMFLLKAEEGREGKWSWTRINPSGAKPTPRSGFSVAVAPNHQTLLFGGVCDEEEEESLEGDFLNDLHFYDPIRNRWFAGQLKGPKAEKRRRRRGRKVEPGGADKQAVKGPGAQEPLEVVREVVSEDGTVVTIKQVLAAPGAAGHLESDDDDGPEEAAVAPVEPSPRSNAMLAVKHGRLYLYGGMFEAGDRQVTLSDLYCLDLHKMEEWTVLVETDPESQEWLEETDSDEDSEEAEGAEGGGEEDGEEDEEDEEEESSEEAGEEHPSVAPGELFADYLPRTEQHWLRCARDDVGPGAPERRVLRAAQALAQAFYDSSAGRWTEGGTVPCGLK, from the exons GAGGACCTGGAAGCCCTCATAGCCCACTTCCAGACTCTCGATGCCAGAAAGACTCAGGTCGTGGAAACACCCTGCTCGCCGCCTTCCCCACG GTTAAATGCCTCCCTCTCCGCTCATCCTGAGAAAGATGAATTAATCCTTTTCGGAGGTGAATATTTCAATGGCCAAAaa ACTTTTCTATATAACGAACTCTATGTCTACAACATCAGGAAGGACAGCTGGACCAAAGTGGAGATTCCCAACCCACCTCCGAGGCGCTGTGCTCACCAG GCTGTGGTGGTGCCCCAGGGTGGTGGGCAGCTGTGGATCTTCGGTGGGGAGTTTGCCTCTCCTGATGGAGAGCAGTTTTACCACTACAAGGACCTCTGGGTGCTGCATTTGGCCACCAAGACCTGGGAGCAAGTCAG ATCACCAGGTGGTCCTTCAGGCCGGAGTGGACATCGGATGGTGGCCTGGAAGAGACAGTTAATCCTTTTTGGTGGCTTCCATGAGAGTATAAG AGATTACATCTATTACAATGATGTGTATGCCTTCAGCCTGGACGCTTTCACATGGAGCAGGCTGTCCCCATCCGGGACTGGGCCCACACCCCGGTCGGGCTGCCAGATGACCGTCACCCCTCAGGGCAGCGTCCTCATCTATGGGGGCTACTCAAAGCAG AGAGTCAGGAAAGATGTGGACAGAGGCACCCAGCACTCTGACATGTTCCTGCTGAAGGctgaggaggggagagaag GCAAGTGGTCGTGGACACGGATTAACCCTTCTGGAGCTAAGCCCACGCCGAGGTCTGGATTCTCGGTGGCTGTGGCCCCAAACCACCAGACGCTACTCTTCGGAGGGGTGTgtgacgaggaggaggaggagagcctGGAGGGGGACTTCCTCAACGACCTGCACTTCTACGACCCCATCAGGAACCGCTGGTTTGCAGGGCAACTGAAG GGGCCCAAGGCGGAGAAGAGGAGGCGCAGGCGGGGCAGAAAGGTGGAGCCCGGGGGCGCCGACAAGCAGGCGGTGAAGGGGCCCGGTGCCCAGGAGCCCCTGGAGGTGGTCAGGGAGGTGGTCTCAGAGGACgggactgtagtcaccatcaaACAGGTGCTCGCCGCCCCGGGAGCGGCAGGACATCTGGAGTCGGATGACGACGACGGCCCCGAGGAGGCAGCTGTTGCCCCGGTGGAGCCCAGCCCCCGCTCCAACGCCATGCTGGCCGTGAAGCACGGGCGCCTCTACCTCTACGGCGGCATGTTTGAGGCCGGCGACCGCCAGGTGACCCTCAGCGACCTCTACTGCCTGGACCTCCATAAGATGGAGGAGTGGACGGTCTTGGTAGAGACGGACCCAG AATCTCAGGAGTGGCTGGAGGAGACTGACTCGGACGAGGACAGCGAGGAGGCCGAGGGTGCTGAGGGCGGCGGGGAGGAGGACggggaggaggacgaggaggacgaggaggaggagagcAGCGAGGAGGCCGGGG AGGAGCACCCCTCGGTGGCACCTGGCGAGCTGTTCGCAGACTACCTGCCCAGGACGGAGCAGCACTGGCTGAGGTGTGCGCGGGACGACGTTGGGCCCGGCGCCCCGGAGAGGAGGGTGCTGAGGGCCGCGCAGGCCCTGGCCCAGGCCTTCTACGACAGCTCGGCCGGAAGATGGACCGAGGGAGGCACGGTTCCCTGCGGCTTAAAATAA
- the KLHDC4 gene encoding kelch domain-containing protein 4 isoform X2, with protein MAKKLFYITNSMSTTSGRTAGPKWRFPTHLRGAVLTRSPGGPSGRSGHRMVAWKRQLILFGGFHESIRDYIYYNDVYAFSLDAFTWSRLSPSGTGPTPRSGCQMTVTPQGSVLIYGGYSKQRVRKDVDRGTQHSDMFLLKAEEGREGKWSWTRINPSGAKPTPRSGFSVAVAPNHQTLLFGGVCDEEEEESLEGDFLNDLHFYDPIRNRWFAGQLKGPKAEKRRRRRGRKVEPGGADKQAVKGPGAQEPLEVVREVVSEDGTVVTIKQVLAAPGAAGHLESDDDDGPEEAAVAPVEPSPRSNAMLAVKHGRLYLYGGMFEAGDRQVTLSDLYCLDLHKMEEWTVLVETDPESQEWLEETDSDEDSEEAEGAEGGGEEDGEEDEEDEEEESSEEAGEEHPSVAPGELFADYLPRTEQHWLRCARDDVGPGAPERRVLRAAQALAQAFYDSSAGRWTEGGTVPCGLK; from the exons ATGGCCAAAaa ACTTTTCTATATAACGAACTCTATGTCTACAACATCAGGAAGGACAGCTGGACCAAAGTGGAGATTCCCAACCCACCTCCGAGGCGCTGTGCTCACCAG ATCACCAGGTGGTCCTTCAGGCCGGAGTGGACATCGGATGGTGGCCTGGAAGAGACAGTTAATCCTTTTTGGTGGCTTCCATGAGAGTATAAG AGATTACATCTATTACAATGATGTGTATGCCTTCAGCCTGGACGCTTTCACATGGAGCAGGCTGTCCCCATCCGGGACTGGGCCCACACCCCGGTCGGGCTGCCAGATGACCGTCACCCCTCAGGGCAGCGTCCTCATCTATGGGGGCTACTCAAAGCAG AGAGTCAGGAAAGATGTGGACAGAGGCACCCAGCACTCTGACATGTTCCTGCTGAAGGctgaggaggggagagaag GCAAGTGGTCGTGGACACGGATTAACCCTTCTGGAGCTAAGCCCACGCCGAGGTCTGGATTCTCGGTGGCTGTGGCCCCAAACCACCAGACGCTACTCTTCGGAGGGGTGTgtgacgaggaggaggaggagagcctGGAGGGGGACTTCCTCAACGACCTGCACTTCTACGACCCCATCAGGAACCGCTGGTTTGCAGGGCAACTGAAG GGGCCCAAGGCGGAGAAGAGGAGGCGCAGGCGGGGCAGAAAGGTGGAGCCCGGGGGCGCCGACAAGCAGGCGGTGAAGGGGCCCGGTGCCCAGGAGCCCCTGGAGGTGGTCAGGGAGGTGGTCTCAGAGGACgggactgtagtcaccatcaaACAGGTGCTCGCCGCCCCGGGAGCGGCAGGACATCTGGAGTCGGATGACGACGACGGCCCCGAGGAGGCAGCTGTTGCCCCGGTGGAGCCCAGCCCCCGCTCCAACGCCATGCTGGCCGTGAAGCACGGGCGCCTCTACCTCTACGGCGGCATGTTTGAGGCCGGCGACCGCCAGGTGACCCTCAGCGACCTCTACTGCCTGGACCTCCATAAGATGGAGGAGTGGACGGTCTTGGTAGAGACGGACCCAG AATCTCAGGAGTGGCTGGAGGAGACTGACTCGGACGAGGACAGCGAGGAGGCCGAGGGTGCTGAGGGCGGCGGGGAGGAGGACggggaggaggacgaggaggacgaggaggaggagagcAGCGAGGAGGCCGGGG AGGAGCACCCCTCGGTGGCACCTGGCGAGCTGTTCGCAGACTACCTGCCCAGGACGGAGCAGCACTGGCTGAGGTGTGCGCGGGACGACGTTGGGCCCGGCGCCCCGGAGAGGAGGGTGCTGAGGGCCGCGCAGGCCCTGGCCCAGGCCTTCTACGACAGCTCGGCCGGAAGATGGACCGAGGGAGGCACGGTTCCCTGCGGCTTAAAATAA
- the KLHDC4 gene encoding kelch domain-containing protein 4 isoform X3, translating to MSTTSGRTAGPKWRFPTHLRGAVLTRSPGGPSGRSGHRMVAWKRQLILFGGFHESIRDYIYYNDVYAFSLDAFTWSRLSPSGTGPTPRSGCQMTVTPQGSVLIYGGYSKQRVRKDVDRGTQHSDMFLLKAEEGREGKWSWTRINPSGAKPTPRSGFSVAVAPNHQTLLFGGVCDEEEEESLEGDFLNDLHFYDPIRNRWFAGQLKGPKAEKRRRRRGRKVEPGGADKQAVKGPGAQEPLEVVREVVSEDGTVVTIKQVLAAPGAAGHLESDDDDGPEEAAVAPVEPSPRSNAMLAVKHGRLYLYGGMFEAGDRQVTLSDLYCLDLHKMEEWTVLVETDPESQEWLEETDSDEDSEEAEGAEGGGEEDGEEDEEDEEEESSEEAGEEHPSVAPGELFADYLPRTEQHWLRCARDDVGPGAPERRVLRAAQALAQAFYDSSAGRWTEGGTVPCGLK from the exons ATGTCTACAACATCAGGAAGGACAGCTGGACCAAAGTGGAGATTCCCAACCCACCTCCGAGGCGCTGTGCTCACCAG ATCACCAGGTGGTCCTTCAGGCCGGAGTGGACATCGGATGGTGGCCTGGAAGAGACAGTTAATCCTTTTTGGTGGCTTCCATGAGAGTATAAG AGATTACATCTATTACAATGATGTGTATGCCTTCAGCCTGGACGCTTTCACATGGAGCAGGCTGTCCCCATCCGGGACTGGGCCCACACCCCGGTCGGGCTGCCAGATGACCGTCACCCCTCAGGGCAGCGTCCTCATCTATGGGGGCTACTCAAAGCAG AGAGTCAGGAAAGATGTGGACAGAGGCACCCAGCACTCTGACATGTTCCTGCTGAAGGctgaggaggggagagaag GCAAGTGGTCGTGGACACGGATTAACCCTTCTGGAGCTAAGCCCACGCCGAGGTCTGGATTCTCGGTGGCTGTGGCCCCAAACCACCAGACGCTACTCTTCGGAGGGGTGTgtgacgaggaggaggaggagagcctGGAGGGGGACTTCCTCAACGACCTGCACTTCTACGACCCCATCAGGAACCGCTGGTTTGCAGGGCAACTGAAG GGGCCCAAGGCGGAGAAGAGGAGGCGCAGGCGGGGCAGAAAGGTGGAGCCCGGGGGCGCCGACAAGCAGGCGGTGAAGGGGCCCGGTGCCCAGGAGCCCCTGGAGGTGGTCAGGGAGGTGGTCTCAGAGGACgggactgtagtcaccatcaaACAGGTGCTCGCCGCCCCGGGAGCGGCAGGACATCTGGAGTCGGATGACGACGACGGCCCCGAGGAGGCAGCTGTTGCCCCGGTGGAGCCCAGCCCCCGCTCCAACGCCATGCTGGCCGTGAAGCACGGGCGCCTCTACCTCTACGGCGGCATGTTTGAGGCCGGCGACCGCCAGGTGACCCTCAGCGACCTCTACTGCCTGGACCTCCATAAGATGGAGGAGTGGACGGTCTTGGTAGAGACGGACCCAG AATCTCAGGAGTGGCTGGAGGAGACTGACTCGGACGAGGACAGCGAGGAGGCCGAGGGTGCTGAGGGCGGCGGGGAGGAGGACggggaggaggacgaggaggacgaggaggaggagagcAGCGAGGAGGCCGGGG AGGAGCACCCCTCGGTGGCACCTGGCGAGCTGTTCGCAGACTACCTGCCCAGGACGGAGCAGCACTGGCTGAGGTGTGCGCGGGACGACGTTGGGCCCGGCGCCCCGGAGAGGAGGGTGCTGAGGGCCGCGCAGGCCCTGGCCCAGGCCTTCTACGACAGCTCGGCCGGAAGATGGACCGAGGGAGGCACGGTTCCCTGCGGCTTAAAATAA